From a region of the Hymenobacter jejuensis genome:
- a CDS encoding DUF3341 domain-containing protein translates to MTKRFALGIFDDEDVLLHAIENIRAAGVKIHDVFSPFPVHGIDDALGIDRSRLPIAAFFYGLCGLSFALWLQIYMLGFDWPMIIGGKPHIALPAFIPVSFELTVLFTCHGMAITFFIITKMYPKPKVNVMDVRSTDDKFVVAIELQDGKTDFGQLTQLLRSNGASEVNEKEMTQK, encoded by the coding sequence ATGACTAAGCGCTTCGCCCTCGGCATCTTCGATGACGAAGATGTGCTGTTGCACGCAATTGAAAATATCCGCGCGGCGGGTGTGAAAATTCATGACGTTTTTTCACCCTTCCCTGTCCACGGAATTGATGATGCACTAGGCATTGATAGGTCTCGTTTGCCCATTGCTGCTTTCTTCTATGGTCTTTGCGGTTTGTCCTTTGCATTGTGGCTTCAGATTTATATGCTAGGCTTCGATTGGCCTATGATTATCGGTGGTAAGCCACACATTGCTTTGCCTGCTTTTATTCCGGTTTCCTTCGAGCTAACTGTTCTGTTCACTTGTCATGGTATGGCCATTACATTCTTCATCATTACGAAGATGTATCCTAAACCCAAAGTGAACGTGATGGATGTGCGCTCTACAGACGATAAGTTTGTAGTAGCCATTGAGTTACAAGATGGCAAAACGGATTTTGGTCAATTGACCCAACTGTTGCGTAGTAATGGCGCATCAGAGGTGAATGAAAAAGAAATGACCCAGAAATAA
- a CDS encoding c-type cytochrome, protein MTHSLKLGLQASVILFASVLTTACNHADDTGLEYAPQMYESIPYEPLRQVNTNTINPMGINERVPVVGTIARGKLNYYSHVPKDSVVIAERTLKNPYAYTKENLEEGKVLYTRICSHCHGEQGDGQGPVGIKFKGVPNYSTGNYKTMNDAHIYHVIQWGRNRMMPHGSIVNPQERWKIAMYVRVLQRGEGPDGLSKLVQTKQDSTQLTDRATQKPVLNAQADKGSETPGQGDKARNGTAE, encoded by the coding sequence ATGACGCATTCGCTGAAATTAGGTCTGCAAGCGTCGGTTATCCTGTTTGCCTCAGTGCTGACTACAGCTTGTAACCATGCTGATGACACCGGCTTGGAATATGCTCCACAGATGTACGAATCAATCCCGTACGAGCCGTTGAGGCAGGTAAATACAAACACTATTAATCCAATGGGTATAAATGAGCGTGTACCTGTAGTGGGTACCATAGCTCGTGGTAAACTCAATTACTATTCTCACGTTCCCAAAGACAGTGTAGTTATTGCGGAGCGTACTCTAAAGAATCCTTACGCTTATACAAAGGAAAATCTAGAGGAAGGGAAAGTACTTTACACCAGAATCTGTTCTCATTGTCATGGAGAACAAGGTGATGGTCAAGGGCCTGTTGGAATTAAGTTTAAGGGTGTACCGAACTATTCTACGGGGAATTATAAAACCATGAATGACGCGCACATTTATCATGTCATTCAATGGGGACGCAACAGAATGATGCCACATGGCTCGATTGTCAATCCCCAAGAGCGTTGGAAGATTGCCATGTATGTGCGGGTGCTTCAGCGTGGAGAGGGGCCAGATGGTCTATCCAAGCTTGTACAAACGAAACAGGATTCGACGCAGCTCACGGATCGGGCAACACAAAAACCTGTACTAAATGCACAGGCTGATAAAGGCTCGGAAACTCCGGGTCAAGGTGACAAAGCAAGAAACGGAACGGCGGAATAA